A genomic window from Brevibacillus agri includes:
- a CDS encoding BMC domain-containing protein: MAGAINGALGMIETRGLVASLEAADAMVKAASVTLVGKVHVGGGIVTVLVTGDVGAVKAATEAGSAAAQRVGELLSAHVIPRPHNELEIILP; this comes from the coding sequence ATGGCTGGAGCGATTAATGGCGCGCTCGGAATGATCGAAACGAGAGGATTGGTAGCTTCCCTGGAAGCGGCAGATGCGATGGTAAAGGCAGCGAGCGTTACTCTGGTAGGAAAAGTCCATGTCGGTGGCGGCATTGTCACGGTTTTGGTCACGGGCGACGTCGGTGCTGTCAAGGCGGCGACAGAAGCAGGCAGCGCAGCCGCCCAACGCGTAGGCGAGCTGCTTTCCGCCCATGTCATTCCGCGCCCCCACAATGAACTGGAAATCATTTTGCCATAG
- the cas3 gene encoding CRISPR-associated helicase Cas3', giving the protein MKFIAHIRESDKQIQSVAEHLLGVKALAESIGEKIGVKHIAGLAGMLHDMGKYTEEFKDYIIKAVENPGEPPKRGSVDHSTAGGRLLYQKFHTGNPSRGSWILAEVVGNAIISHHSYLHDFLNKDLESPYLHRVRDKPLKEYDKSIQRFFDEVISEQAFHQYVLRAIDELEAYLGKPSVENSESKLMFLTKFVFSALIDADRTNTRLFEENKHEESSPRRQDLFHTYYERLMKKLHSYQEKEEAKTRINELRKELSDQCDKFAEKPSGIYTLSIPTGGGKTLASLRYALKHAIRENKKHIIYVVPFTTIIEQNAEEVRKILMDDEHILEHHSNVIDDMSDDDEAQDGMINARQKLKLAKDNWDSPIIFTTMVQFLNVFYARGSRNIRRLHNLCESVIIFDEVQKIPVSCVSLFNHALNFLKSHGHSSLILCTATQPALDFVERRLEISADSEMIQNVDHVIEAFKRVEIVDKATDETFDTNKLADFITEKTEEVQSILVVLNTKTVVKRLYRRVETLDIPLYHLSTSMCAAHRNHILGQVRDHLQREEKVICISTQLIEAGVDVSFDCVIRSLAGLDSIAQAAGRCNRHGEKEIQQVYVIDHAEENLNHLQEIKAGKNLAKRMLLDLKADPSLHGGNLLSVQAMDKYFQEFYTEFASRLDYFIRGLEKHMTELLMANRNNSSYNLAYTQSKRESLPLFIVNSYRTAADFFQVIDDQTTTVLVPYGEEGKEMIARLNGDETIENLSRLLRRAQQYTISLFSYEREQLVKNDGLVSLLDGKILALKESAYSGEYGLDVENDSRFEMSMF; this is encoded by the coding sequence ATGAAATTCATCGCGCATATTCGTGAAAGCGACAAACAGATACAAAGTGTCGCGGAGCATTTGCTGGGAGTAAAAGCATTGGCGGAATCGATCGGCGAGAAGATAGGCGTCAAGCATATCGCAGGTCTGGCGGGTATGCTCCATGACATGGGAAAGTACACCGAGGAGTTTAAAGACTACATCATAAAAGCTGTGGAAAATCCAGGAGAACCGCCGAAAAGAGGGAGTGTCGATCATTCGACTGCGGGGGGCAGACTATTATACCAGAAATTTCATACCGGGAATCCTTCCAGGGGAAGCTGGATTTTAGCTGAGGTTGTCGGAAATGCGATCATTTCGCACCACTCCTACCTCCATGACTTTTTAAATAAGGATTTGGAATCTCCCTACTTGCATCGTGTCCGGGATAAACCGTTGAAGGAATACGACAAGTCGATCCAGCGTTTTTTTGACGAAGTAATCAGCGAGCAAGCATTTCATCAATATGTGTTACGTGCAATCGATGAACTGGAAGCTTATCTTGGCAAGCCTTCTGTAGAGAATAGCGAAAGCAAATTGATGTTTCTGACCAAGTTTGTGTTTAGTGCATTAATTGATGCAGATCGTACGAACACCAGGTTGTTTGAGGAAAACAAGCACGAGGAATCCAGTCCACGTCGCCAAGACCTGTTTCATACATACTATGAGAGGCTGATGAAAAAGCTTCATTCTTACCAAGAGAAGGAAGAGGCAAAAACACGGATCAACGAACTGAGAAAGGAATTGTCAGACCAGTGCGACAAGTTTGCGGAGAAGCCGTCTGGTATCTATACGCTGTCCATTCCGACTGGTGGCGGAAAGACTTTGGCGAGTTTGCGGTATGCGCTCAAGCATGCCATTCGAGAAAACAAAAAGCACATTATTTATGTAGTACCGTTTACAACGATTATCGAACAGAACGCAGAGGAAGTCCGTAAAATCCTTATGGACGACGAACATATTCTGGAGCACCATTCCAACGTCATAGACGACATGAGCGATGACGATGAGGCCCAGGATGGCATGATTAATGCACGGCAAAAATTGAAGCTGGCCAAGGATAACTGGGATTCACCCATTATTTTTACAACGATGGTTCAGTTTCTGAATGTGTTCTATGCCAGGGGAAGCAGAAATATACGAAGGCTTCACAACTTATGCGAGTCGGTCATTATTTTTGACGAGGTACAGAAAATTCCGGTTTCATGTGTATCGTTGTTTAATCATGCGCTGAACTTTTTGAAATCGCATGGTCATTCCAGCCTTATTCTTTGCACGGCTACCCAGCCGGCCCTTGATTTTGTAGAGCGCCGGTTGGAAATCAGTGCTGACTCTGAAATGATTCAAAACGTGGATCACGTCATTGAAGCTTTCAAACGGGTGGAAATTGTCGATAAAGCTACGGATGAAACTTTTGACACGAACAAGCTGGCTGATTTTATTACCGAGAAAACGGAAGAAGTCCAAAGTATTCTGGTTGTCTTAAACACAAAAACGGTTGTTAAGAGATTGTATCGGCGAGTGGAGACGCTCGATATTCCGCTCTACCACCTGAGTACGTCGATGTGTGCGGCGCATCGAAACCACATCCTTGGGCAAGTGCGGGATCATTTGCAGCGTGAGGAAAAAGTGATATGCATTAGTACGCAGTTAATTGAAGCGGGTGTGGATGTCAGTTTTGATTGTGTGATTCGCTCGTTGGCCGGACTGGATTCGATCGCGCAGGCTGCCGGCAGATGCAATCGCCACGGGGAGAAGGAAATACAGCAAGTGTATGTCATCGATCATGCAGAGGAGAATTTGAATCATTTGCAGGAAATCAAGGCAGGCAAAAACCTGGCGAAACGAATGCTTCTCGACCTCAAAGCAGATCCCAGCCTGCATGGCGGCAATCTCTTGTCCGTTCAGGCGATGGACAAGTATTTTCAAGAGTTTTATACGGAGTTTGCTTCCCGTTTAGATTATTTTATTCGCGGGCTGGAGAAGCACATGACAGAGTTGTTGATGGCAAACAGGAACAACAGCTCCTATAACCTCGCGTACACACAATCCAAAAGGGAGAGTTTGCCGCTATTTATCGTGAACAGCTACAGGACGGCAGCCGATTTCTTTCAGGTGATCGATGACCAGACAACAACCGTTCTTGTTCCGTACGGAGAGGAAGGAAAAGAGATGATTGCACGACTAAATGGCGATGAAACTATTGAGAACCTGTCCAGGCTGCTGCGAAGGGCACAACAGTATACGATCAGCCTGTTTTCGTATGAACGAGAGCAACTGGTCAAGAATGATGGGCTAGTAAGCTTGCTGGATGGAAAAATACTGGCGTTGAAAGAATCAGCCTACAGCGGGGAGTATGGCTTGGATGTTGAGAATGACAGCCGGTTTGAAATGAGTATGTTTTGA
- a CDS encoding aldehyde dehydrogenase family protein — MREAVSRAKEAHARFRAFSQEQVDRIVKSIAEAAYKEAASLARLAVEETGIGVVEHKKLKNELGSMGVYESIKDEKTVGIIRKNSKDKIVEIAYPFGVIAAICPTTNPTSTAIFKTLIALKAQNAIVASPHPSAVTCTIAALKICHDAAVEAGAPEGLIGWIPQPSIETTLQLMKHRDVSLILATGGGALVKAAYSSGKPAYGVGPGNGPVYLEKTANVKQAVKLIVDSKTFDNGTLCSSEQAMVVHRNIKEMTIRELLHNGGYMLNPAEKARVESVISPTKGKLNPAIVGRSADAIAEMAGIHVPAGTRLLVAEEDRVGKDVPFSIEKLAPILPLYTANSEEEAKQICIQLLNLGGRGHSCSIHTSDEEASYRFGLDMPVSRILVNTLASIGAAGATTGLRPSLTLGCGSYGGNISSDNITAHHLYNIKRIAHGIREVAIPVPQQAHRGRTEQADSNDVEKLVRQVLKEVEKTAHSWNPADVSKIVENMVGQILTKQ, encoded by the coding sequence ATGCGGGAAGCGGTGAGCCGGGCAAAGGAAGCGCACGCCAGGTTTCGCGCGTTTTCCCAGGAACAGGTTGATCGCATTGTGAAAAGCATTGCGGAGGCCGCCTACAAAGAAGCCGCGTCTTTGGCCCGGCTCGCGGTGGAAGAAACGGGAATAGGCGTTGTCGAGCATAAAAAGCTCAAAAACGAGTTAGGCTCCATGGGCGTGTACGAATCGATCAAGGATGAGAAGACGGTGGGAATCATCCGCAAAAACAGCAAAGACAAAATCGTGGAAATCGCCTATCCGTTTGGCGTCATTGCCGCGATTTGCCCGACGACCAATCCTACCTCGACCGCGATTTTTAAAACGTTGATTGCCTTAAAAGCGCAAAACGCAATCGTGGCGAGTCCCCATCCTTCAGCGGTAACGTGTACGATTGCCGCGTTGAAAATTTGTCATGACGCGGCTGTCGAGGCCGGCGCCCCGGAAGGGCTGATCGGCTGGATTCCCCAGCCATCGATTGAAACGACGCTCCAACTGATGAAGCATCGGGATGTCAGTCTGATTTTGGCAACAGGGGGAGGGGCGTTGGTCAAGGCCGCCTATAGCTCCGGTAAGCCGGCATACGGGGTAGGACCGGGAAACGGCCCCGTCTACCTGGAGAAGACGGCGAATGTGAAGCAGGCAGTCAAGCTGATTGTCGATTCCAAAACATTCGATAACGGCACGCTCTGCTCGTCGGAACAAGCCATGGTCGTTCATCGGAACATCAAGGAAATGACGATCCGGGAGCTTTTGCACAACGGCGGGTATATGTTGAACCCGGCAGAAAAAGCGAGGGTGGAGAGCGTCATTTCGCCGACAAAGGGGAAGCTGAATCCGGCGATTGTAGGGCGCTCCGCGGACGCGATCGCGGAAATGGCCGGTATTCACGTGCCGGCGGGAACCCGGCTGCTGGTCGCAGAGGAAGATCGGGTCGGAAAGGATGTTCCCTTTTCGATTGAGAAGCTCGCCCCGATCTTGCCTCTCTATACGGCAAACAGCGAGGAAGAAGCGAAGCAGATTTGCATCCAACTGTTGAATCTGGGCGGGCGGGGCCACAGTTGTTCGATCCACACAAGCGATGAAGAGGCCAGTTACCGGTTTGGGCTGGATATGCCCGTGTCCCGTATTTTGGTGAACACGCTCGCTTCCATCGGGGCGGCAGGGGCGACGACTGGTTTGCGCCCGTCGCTGACCTTGGGATGCGGATCGTACGGCGGAAATATTTCCTCCGACAACATTACGGCTCATCATTTGTACAACATCAAACGAATTGCGCACGGAATCAGAGAGGTTGCCATCCCCGTGCCACAGCAAGCGCATAGGGGACGCACGGAGCAAGCCGACAGTAACGATGTGGAAAAGCTGGTGCGCCAGGTGCTCAAGGAAGTCGAAAAGACGGCTCATTCCTGGAATCCTGCTGACGTTTCCAAAATCGTAGAAAACATGGTCGGCCAAATCTTGACCAAACAATGA
- a CDS encoding BMC domain-containing protein — MAKALGMIETRGLIGSVEAADAMLKAADVRLVKQEKADAALVTIYVEGDVGAVQAAVESGREAAARVGELIASHVIPHPDDGIKKLLQTEESKTSAKPSGNPAKGEAREKAAGKKATGNQQAVKEQEEPPPESGA; from the coding sequence TTGGCCAAGGCATTGGGAATGATTGAGACACGGGGACTGATCGGTTCGGTCGAAGCGGCGGATGCCATGCTGAAAGCCGCAGATGTCCGTTTGGTGAAACAGGAGAAAGCAGATGCGGCGCTGGTCACGATCTATGTGGAAGGCGATGTCGGCGCTGTGCAGGCAGCCGTCGAATCCGGGCGGGAGGCAGCAGCGCGAGTAGGGGAACTGATCGCCTCCCATGTGATTCCGCACCCGGATGACGGAATAAAAAAACTTTTGCAAACGGAAGAAAGCAAGACAAGCGCGAAACCGTCGGGCAATCCGGCCAAAGGGGAAGCCAGGGAGAAAGCCGCAGGAAAAAAGGCAACGGGCAACCAGCAAGCGGTAAAGGAGCAGGAAGAGCCGCCGCCGGAGTCGGGGGCATAA
- a CDS encoding HAD family hydrolase: MNKEIELVSIKEGRGAPMPVFGEDIQTFLFDKDGTLIDLPSIWIPWAYDIHRHLAEVMPNCPFSLAEFGDAVGIWGEDEVDPKSPLAIASLGEMQAVIAFFLYEKGVAWDSAVLFARDSIQYADEKQNSSAAIRPVHGVRELLTELKKAERMLGVVTADDTEKARVQLERVGLAEYFDFVIGSDQVQNGKPYPDMAYLARDRHGIALGQTVIVGDTNADMQLGKSAGLKATIGIAANSRNETAHLAEADLIVTSYSELLDMMRTRR, from the coding sequence ATGAATAAAGAGATCGAACTCGTTTCAATCAAGGAAGGGAGGGGAGCACCGATGCCCGTTTTCGGGGAAGATATCCAGACGTTTTTGTTCGATAAAGACGGAACCTTGATCGACCTGCCGTCGATTTGGATTCCTTGGGCTTACGATATTCACCGACATCTCGCCGAGGTCATGCCCAATTGCCCGTTCAGTCTGGCGGAATTTGGAGATGCCGTAGGGATTTGGGGAGAGGATGAGGTCGACCCGAAAAGTCCGTTAGCGATTGCGAGCCTGGGGGAAATGCAGGCGGTGATCGCGTTCTTCCTGTATGAAAAGGGAGTGGCTTGGGATTCGGCCGTGCTTTTCGCCCGGGACAGCATCCAGTATGCGGACGAAAAGCAGAACAGCTCGGCGGCGATCCGACCCGTCCACGGCGTACGCGAGCTTTTGACAGAGTTGAAGAAAGCAGAGCGGATGCTTGGTGTCGTGACGGCGGATGATACGGAAAAAGCACGGGTGCAGCTAGAACGAGTGGGCCTGGCAGAATACTTCGATTTTGTGATCGGCAGCGATCAGGTTCAGAACGGAAAGCCGTATCCGGACATGGCGTATCTGGCGAGAGATCGTCATGGCATCGCGCTTGGCCAGACGGTAATCGTAGGCGATACGAATGCCGACATGCAACTGGGCAAGAGCGCAGGCTTAAAGGCGACGATCGGAATTGCTGCGAACAGCAGAAACGAAACCGCTCATTTGGCAGAGGCGGATTTGATTGTTACCAGCTATAGCGAATTGCTGGACATGATGAGGACGAGGAGGTGA
- a CDS encoding BMC domain-containing protein, whose translation MHVTKSLGMIETRGLATSVAVVDAMLKAADVRLVNQETVDMALVTVFIEGDSSAVRIAVESGAQVAKQTGALIACAVVPRPDSGTRKLAETQVKNWRMS comes from the coding sequence ATGCACGTGACCAAATCATTGGGGATGATTGAAACGCGGGGGCTGGCGACCTCGGTTGCAGTCGTGGATGCCATGCTGAAGGCGGCGGATGTTCGGCTGGTCAATCAGGAAACAGTCGATATGGCGCTGGTGACGGTTTTCATCGAAGGAGACAGCAGCGCCGTCCGCATCGCAGTCGAATCTGGCGCACAGGTGGCGAAACAAACGGGAGCGTTGATCGCGTGTGCTGTCGTTCCCCGTCCGGATAGCGGCACAAGGAAGCTGGCGGAGACACAAGTGAAAAATTGGCGGATGTCCTGA
- the mdh gene encoding malate dehydrogenase — protein MAFTRRKIAVIGAGFTGATTALMLAQKELGDIVLVDIPSMEKATKGKALDMLQASPVQALNVRITGTSDYEEIRGCDLVIITAGIARKPGMTRDDLVATNAGIIRDVSEKIARYAADSYVIVLSNPVDAMTYVCYQTTGFPKNRVLGQSGVLDTARFQTFVAQELNVSVEDISAFVLGGHGDEMVPLIQYSSAGGIPLDKIIPADRLEAIVERTRKGGGEIVELLGTGSAYYAPAASVVQMAEAILKDKKRILPSIAYLEGEYGYRDMYLGVPTILGGNGVECVIELPLSATEKAALDRSARSVKRTLGMLAGV, from the coding sequence ATGGCTTTTACACGCAGAAAAATAGCGGTCATCGGGGCAGGCTTTACCGGCGCGACGACTGCTCTGATGCTGGCGCAAAAGGAGCTTGGCGATATCGTATTGGTGGATATCCCCTCCATGGAAAAGGCGACAAAAGGAAAAGCGCTTGATATGCTGCAAGCAAGTCCGGTGCAGGCGCTCAATGTCCGTATAACAGGCACCTCTGATTATGAAGAGATACGCGGCTGCGATCTGGTCATCATCACAGCCGGAATTGCCAGAAAGCCCGGCATGACAAGAGACGATTTGGTCGCGACAAACGCGGGGATCATCCGCGACGTATCCGAAAAAATCGCCCGTTATGCAGCGGATAGTTACGTCATTGTGTTGAGCAACCCGGTGGATGCCATGACGTACGTCTGCTATCAGACGACCGGTTTTCCGAAAAATCGCGTGCTCGGCCAGTCGGGAGTTTTGGATACGGCGCGCTTCCAGACGTTTGTGGCCCAGGAGCTGAACGTATCGGTTGAAGACATTTCCGCATTTGTCCTCGGGGGACACGGGGATGAGATGGTTCCGCTGATCCAGTATTCCTCGGCAGGCGGCATTCCGCTGGACAAAATCATCCCTGCCGACCGGCTGGAGGCCATCGTCGAGCGCACGCGAAAAGGCGGAGGCGAAATCGTCGAACTGCTTGGAACCGGAAGCGCCTACTACGCCCCTGCGGCTTCCGTCGTGCAAATGGCAGAAGCGATCCTCAAGGACAAAAAACGCATCCTGCCATCCATCGCCTACCTGGAAGGCGAATACGGCTATCGGGACATGTATTTGGGCGTGCCGACCATTCTCGGCGGCAATGGCGTCGAATGCGTGATCGAGTTGCCGCTTTCTGCCACAGAAAAAGCGGCTTTGGATCGCTCGGCCCGGTCGGTGAAACGGACGCTGGGCATGCTGGCGGGGGTGTGA
- a CDS encoding EutN/CcmL family microcompartment protein: protein MLVGKVIGSVWATRKEDGLTGLKLLIVQPGLTETDRPGQPAFVAVDRIGAGVGDHVMVTTGSSAASILEGKRLPIDALIIGIIDSVDTGSG, encoded by the coding sequence ATGCTGGTTGGCAAAGTGATTGGGAGCGTTTGGGCGACGCGTAAAGAAGACGGGTTGACAGGATTGAAGCTTCTGATCGTGCAACCAGGATTAACAGAAACGGATCGGCCAGGTCAGCCAGCTTTTGTTGCCGTTGATCGAATCGGGGCAGGGGTCGGCGATCACGTCATGGTGACGACGGGAAGTTCTGCCGCTTCTATCCTGGAAGGGAAGCGACTGCCGATTGATGCGTTGATTATCGGCATTATTGATTCGGTCGATACAGGAAGTGGGTAA
- the eat gene encoding ethanolamine permease: protein MSNQLELKKTLSAFHLWVIGVGIVISGNYFGWNFGLAASGYIGMLIAIGVMAVMYLFMCFGISELSTALPYAGGPYSFARRAMGPFAGFLTGIGVILEYFIAAPVVAIGIGAYINFLFPTINPILAAAFMYLFFMIVHIIGVKEYASLETILVFIALGLIVLMYFVGLPQISMENLFGAEGTPLIPGGIEGIWAALPYAMWLFLAIEMLPMLSEECRDAKRDMPKGILSGIVTLLILSVLTTTVAIGLSGIDQLSTASDPLPTAVAATFGNTYWLAQILASIGLVGLIASFSGVILAYSRQIFALSRAGYLPAFLSHLHPTRRTPYAAIILPGIIGLLLVVLFNPNDLILISTFGALVSYISMNLSVIILRKKEPDLVRPYKTPLYPFIPIVSLVLAVIALFASFFANLTFFWVSISVFGVAIIYYFAWAKNHINVNAPEEQFSQESRQHPANVELQK, encoded by the coding sequence ATGAGCAATCAATTGGAACTGAAAAAGACGTTGTCCGCTTTTCATCTGTGGGTAATCGGGGTCGGCATCGTCATTTCCGGAAACTATTTCGGCTGGAATTTCGGTTTGGCGGCTTCGGGGTACATCGGAATGCTGATCGCGATTGGCGTGATGGCTGTGATGTATTTGTTCATGTGCTTTGGCATCTCCGAGCTGTCCACGGCTTTGCCGTATGCAGGCGGGCCTTACTCGTTTGCCAGGCGGGCCATGGGGCCATTCGCCGGCTTTTTGACAGGCATCGGTGTGATTTTGGAGTATTTTATTGCCGCGCCCGTAGTGGCGATCGGGATTGGGGCTTATATCAACTTCCTGTTTCCGACGATCAATCCGATTTTGGCAGCCGCCTTCATGTACTTATTTTTTATGATCGTCCACATTATCGGAGTAAAGGAATATGCGAGTCTGGAAACGATCCTCGTCTTTATTGCGCTGGGCTTGATTGTCCTGATGTATTTTGTCGGCCTGCCGCAGATTTCTATGGAAAACTTGTTCGGCGCCGAAGGAACGCCGCTGATTCCGGGCGGGATCGAGGGAATCTGGGCGGCTTTGCCGTATGCGATGTGGCTGTTTCTCGCCATCGAAATGTTGCCGATGCTGTCTGAAGAATGCCGCGATGCCAAAAGGGATATGCCAAAAGGAATTTTGTCAGGAATCGTGACTTTGCTGATTTTGTCGGTTTTGACGACTACGGTTGCGATCGGCTTGAGCGGAATCGACCAGTTGAGCACCGCGAGTGATCCGTTGCCGACTGCTGTTGCCGCGACCTTTGGCAATACGTATTGGTTAGCGCAAATTTTAGCCTCGATTGGTTTGGTTGGATTGATCGCAAGCTTTTCCGGTGTCATTCTCGCTTATTCCCGTCAAATTTTCGCCTTATCCAGAGCAGGATATCTTCCGGCTTTTCTCTCCCACCTGCATCCTACACGCAGGACTCCGTATGCAGCGATCATTTTGCCAGGGATCATCGGTTTGCTGCTGGTCGTCTTGTTCAACCCGAATGATCTGATTCTGATTTCTACCTTCGGAGCGCTTGTGTCTTACATTTCCATGAACTTGTCTGTCATCATCCTGCGCAAAAAAGAGCCGGATCTCGTTCGTCCGTACAAAACCCCGTTGTATCCATTCATTCCGATCGTCTCGCTTGTATTGGCTGTCATTGCCTTGTTTGCCAGCTTCTTTGCGAATTTGACGTTCTTCTGGGTCAGTATCTCGGTGTTTGGCGTAGCGATCATTTACTATTTTGCCTGGGCGAAAAATCATATTAACGTCAACGCGCCGGAAGAACAGTTCAGTCAGGAGAGCAGACAACATCCGGCGAATGTGGAGCTGCAAAAATGA
- a CDS encoding phosphate propanoyltransferase: MNENVIQSIVEEVVSQFSKQPPAEKGIPLAVSARHCHLSRRDLEALFGSGYELTPIKALSQPGQFAAQETVMIAGPRGGIENVRVLGPARNLTQVEVSKTDSIKLGLQPPLRKSGDIKGSSPVTIIGPKGSIYLQEGLIIAQAHVHMSPADAAAFHVSDGEYVRITVESGRALSFENVLIRVSPDYRLEMHLDTDEANAGFIATGATGKLIKYAGLA; this comes from the coding sequence ATGAATGAAAACGTGATCCAATCCATCGTGGAAGAAGTGGTCAGCCAGTTTTCGAAACAGCCGCCAGCGGAAAAAGGGATTCCGCTTGCCGTTTCTGCGCGGCATTGTCATTTGAGCAGACGCGATCTGGAAGCGCTGTTTGGAAGCGGGTATGAATTAACCCCGATAAAAGCGCTCTCCCAGCCAGGGCAATTTGCCGCTCAGGAAACCGTCATGATTGCCGGGCCAAGGGGAGGCATCGAAAACGTGCGGGTGCTTGGTCCGGCAAGAAACTTGACGCAGGTGGAAGTCAGCAAAACCGATTCCATCAAATTGGGCTTGCAGCCTCCCCTGCGGAAGTCAGGCGATATTAAAGGGTCTTCTCCGGTTACGATCATCGGCCCAAAAGGAAGTATTTATTTGCAGGAGGGACTGATTATCGCACAAGCCCATGTGCACATGAGCCCGGCGGATGCGGCTGCTTTTCATGTGAGTGACGGGGAATACGTGCGCATAACAGTGGAGAGTGGACGCGCGCTTTCTTTTGAAAATGTGCTGATCCGCGTTTCGCCTGACTATCGGCTGGAGATGCATCTGGATACCGATGAGGCAAACGCCGGTTTCATCGCAACCGGAGCAACGGGAAAATTGATAAAGTACGCGGGTCTAGCATGA
- the eutM gene encoding ethanolamine utilization microcompartment protein EutM produces the protein MAMELTALGMIETRGLVASVEAADAMVKAANVHLVGKVHVGGGIVTVLVRGDVGAVKAATDAGAAAAQRVGELLSVHVIPRPHAEIESILPQIKPQL, from the coding sequence ATGGCAATGGAGCTGACTGCTTTAGGAATGATTGAAACTAGGGGACTGGTCGCTTCGGTCGAGGCGGCGGATGCGATGGTCAAGGCGGCAAATGTGCATCTGGTGGGCAAAGTTCACGTCGGAGGCGGCATTGTCACGGTGTTGGTTCGCGGTGACGTGGGAGCGGTCAAGGCGGCGACAGATGCCGGAGCAGCCGCCGCCCAGCGCGTAGGGGAGCTGCTTTCCGTACACGTCATCCCGCGCCCGCATGCGGAAATCGAAAGCATTTTGCCGCAAATAAAACCGCAGCTTTAA
- the cas5c gene encoding type I-C CRISPR-associated protein Cas5c, which yields MRNAIEFEVFGPYALFTDPLTKLGGEKLSYQVPTYQALKGVVESIYWKPTLVMIVDEVRIMNPIRMESKGVRPIEYGGGNTLANYTYLRDVRYQVRAHFEFNLNRPELEYDRNEHKHHNILKRSLRAGGRRDIFLGTRECQAYVEPCVFGEGEGFYDNYGEIHLGTMVHGINYPDETGRNQMEVRLWNPVMKNGFIRFSRPEECTQIRTVASMKPKHFDSANLLSVDDLFAELEEVDNR from the coding sequence ATGCGAAACGCTATAGAATTTGAAGTATTTGGGCCTTATGCGCTATTTACAGACCCGTTAACAAAACTTGGCGGAGAAAAGCTGTCCTACCAAGTGCCTACCTACCAGGCCCTAAAGGGCGTAGTCGAGTCCATTTACTGGAAGCCTACTTTGGTGATGATTGTAGATGAAGTGCGGATTATGAACCCGATTCGCATGGAGTCCAAAGGCGTTCGTCCGATTGAATACGGCGGAGGGAACACGCTTGCCAACTATACGTATTTGCGAGATGTGCGCTACCAGGTGCGGGCCCATTTCGAGTTCAATCTGAACCGCCCGGAACTGGAGTATGATCGCAACGAGCATAAGCATCACAATATTTTGAAACGCTCGCTTCGGGCTGGAGGGCGAAGGGACATCTTCCTTGGCACGCGGGAATGTCAGGCATATGTCGAGCCATGCGTGTTTGGCGAGGGAGAAGGATTCTATGACAACTACGGAGAGATTCATCTGGGAACGATGGTGCATGGCATCAATTATCCGGACGAAACCGGACGGAATCAGATGGAAGTTCGCCTATGGAATCCTGTCATGAAGAACGGGTTTATCCGCTTTTCTCGACCAGAGGAGTGTACGCAAATCCGGACGGTTGCCAGCATGAAGCCAAAGCATTTCGACTCTGCTAACCTACTCTCCGTGGATGATCTGTTTGCCGAACTGGAAGAGGTGGATAATCGATGA